The following is a genomic window from Gigantopelta aegis isolate Gae_Host chromosome 5, Gae_host_genome, whole genome shotgun sequence.
TTGTGTAGAGCTTGCTGACTTCGTGGTACAACGTTTGAGAGCTGGACACTGTGCGGCACTTTGTGACGCTTACTGGTTGCAAATTTGAGACGTGTTAGAATAGTCATCCGAAGACGTCAAGTTTGAGGAGTGTTGAAATCGTCATCTGAAGACGTCAAGTTTGAGGAGTGTTGAAATCGTCATCTGAAGACGTCAAGTTTGAGAAGTGTTCAAATCGTCAGCTGAAGACTTCAAGTTTGAGGAGTGTTGAAATCGTCAACTGAAGACGTCAAGTTTGAGGAGTGTTGAAATCGTCAGCTGAAGCATGCCATTCAGTGGTAAGTCGTGTATCATATGCAACGTCTGCTCGCAGTGCTGTAAAAGCAAGTCTTGCTTAGAGATACACATGCGCGTGCACACCGGGGAACGACCCTTCACGTGCGGGGTGTGTCTCAAGGATTTCACAACCATAGGTAACATTAAGAAACACATGTGGCTCCACACCGGAGAAAAACTATTTCAATGCGATGTGTGCACAAAACGTTTTGTTAACAAATCGGGACTCAAACAGCATGCGATGATTCATAGTGATGACAAACCTTACAAGTGTGAAAAGTGCACAAAGGGTTTCACGGGGAATTTCAGCTTGAAAAAACATATGCAGATCCACACTGGTGAAAGATCGTTCACGTGTGAACTGTGCACCAAATGTTTTAGACGGCGTGCCAGCTTGCAAAATCATATCCTGTTGAGACATTCTAATGAGTCGTTTTTGTGTGATGTGTGCACAAAAAGTTTCAAAAAGCGCCCCCTACTTGCACAGCACATGTTGATCCATACTGGTGAAAAACCATTCCTGTGTGAGATTTGTACAAAACGCTTTAGCCAGTCTGCGACATTTAGACAGCACAAGAAGTGTCACTCTGGCGAGAAGCCATTTAAATGTGaaatgt
Proteins encoded in this region:
- the LOC121373598 gene encoding zinc finger protein 501-like; translated protein: MPFSGKSCIICNVCSQCCKSKSCLEIHMRVHTGERPFTCGVCLKDFTTIGNIKKHMWLHTGEKLFQCDVCTKRFVNKSGLKQHAMIHSDDKPYKCEKCTKGFTGNFSLKKHMQIHTGERSFTCELCTKCFRRRASLQNHILLRHSNESFLCDVCTKSFKKRPLLAQHMLIHTGEKPFLCEICTKRFSQSATFRQHKKCHSGEKPFKCEMCTKCFTRSGNLRRHELTHTGVKPFKCELCTKCFTQSSTLKLHMLIHMGVKRFKCEICSKRFTKNGDLRCHTLTHTGEKPFVCEICAKCFTHTSSLKHHMMVHKGEKPFKCEICTNYFTHKSSLKKHMMIHNGEKKPFQM